The Esox lucius isolate fEsoLuc1 chromosome 5, fEsoLuc1.pri, whole genome shotgun sequence genome includes a region encoding these proteins:
- the tmem130 gene encoding transmembrane protein 130 isoform X1, which translates to MFRNIFAVVVVSLSMVPRTLVLGYATNGLIHLENVAGKLVFIQREGNATYVRERELVSEVSTETRFELYDPGNTLRDVRFSYIWDIGNGEVFKGSEPSVHYNYSCSGSYTLQLKVGAHVNKTYTPLTGVYTMDLTVLDAIRTIELKGPSSFQVFRNNSLDVRVDGSLPITVCWRFVYNCIPAALQSCHLTTLYDNTLRLNHTFLVPGLHCLDISAYNNISKMQTSCSIFVWRDPFNNLLFILPCAGIMLSILAFITIVVCHPKKQQKNKPEISTKATYSSTDVELQPKQDLHEFSSDLNVSSEDNGEVMPLLLLPGERSYS; encoded by the exons ATGTTTCG aaatatatttgcGGTGGTGGTCGTGTCGCTTTCCATGGTTCCGAGGACCCTGGTTTTGGGCTATGCAACAAACGGTTTGATTCATTTGG aaaATGTTGCTGGGAAGCTCGTGTTCATTCAGAGGGAAGGGAATGCGACGTATGTGCGCGAGAGGGAGCTGGTTTCGGAGGTTTCAACCGAGACCAGGTTCGAACTGTACGATCCAGGGAACACGTTACGCGACGTTAGATTCAGCTATATCTGGGACATTGGTAATGG GGAGGTGTTTAAGGGATCAGAGCCGTCTGTGCACTACAACTACTCATGTTCTGGAAGCTACACTCTGCAACTGAAAGTGGGGGCCCACGTTAACAAAACCTACACTCCATTAACAGGGGTATATACAATGGATCTTACTGTTTTGG ATGCCATCAGAACTATTGAATTGAAGGGCCCTTCGAGTTTCCAGGTTTTCAGAAACAACAGTCTGGATGTTCGTGTGGATGGAAG TCTTCCAATAACAGTGTGTTGGAGGTTCGTGTATAACTGTATACCAGCAGCCCTTCAAAGCTGTCACCTGACCACGCTGTATGACAACACACTGAGACTGAACCACACCTTCTTGGTTCCAGGACTCCACTGTCTGGACATTAGTGCCTACAACAACATCAGCAAAATGCAAACCTCCTGCAGCATCTTTGTGTGGAGAGATC CCTTTAATAACCTGCTCTTCATCCTGCCATGTGCTGGGATCATGTTGTCCATCCTCGCCTTCATCACTATTGTAGTCTGCCACCCTaagaaacaacagaaaaacaaaccagAG ATTAGCACTAAGGCCACTTACTCCAGCACGGACGTGGAACTTCAGCCCAAACAGGACCTCCATGAATTCAGTAGTGATCTAAATGTTTCCAGTGAAGATAACGGAGAGGTCATGCCCCTTCTCTTGCTGCCCGGGGAGAGATCCTATTCATAG
- the tmem130 gene encoding transmembrane protein 130 isoform X2, with protein sequence MDAIRTIELKGPSSFQVFRNNSLDVRVDGSLPITVCWRFVYNCIPAALQSCHLTTLYDNTLRLNHTFLVPGLHCLDISAYNNISKMQTSCSIFVWRDPFNNLLFILPCAGIMLSILAFITIVVCHPKKQQKNKPEISTKATYSSTDVELQPKQDLHEFSSDLNVSSEDNGEVMPLLLLPGERSYS encoded by the exons ATGG ATGCCATCAGAACTATTGAATTGAAGGGCCCTTCGAGTTTCCAGGTTTTCAGAAACAACAGTCTGGATGTTCGTGTGGATGGAAG TCTTCCAATAACAGTGTGTTGGAGGTTCGTGTATAACTGTATACCAGCAGCCCTTCAAAGCTGTCACCTGACCACGCTGTATGACAACACACTGAGACTGAACCACACCTTCTTGGTTCCAGGACTCCACTGTCTGGACATTAGTGCCTACAACAACATCAGCAAAATGCAAACCTCCTGCAGCATCTTTGTGTGGAGAGATC CCTTTAATAACCTGCTCTTCATCCTGCCATGTGCTGGGATCATGTTGTCCATCCTCGCCTTCATCACTATTGTAGTCTGCCACCCTaagaaacaacagaaaaacaaaccagAG ATTAGCACTAAGGCCACTTACTCCAGCACGGACGTGGAACTTCAGCCCAAACAGGACCTCCATGAATTCAGTAGTGATCTAAATGTTTCCAGTGAAGATAACGGAGAGGTCATGCCCCTTCTCTTGCTGCCCGGGGAGAGATCCTATTCATAG